A single Entelurus aequoreus isolate RoL-2023_Sb linkage group LG11, RoL_Eaeq_v1.1, whole genome shotgun sequence DNA region contains:
- the LOC133660320 gene encoding potassium voltage-gated channel subfamily S member 2-like isoform X1, translated as MGPAADMTGQVLREPGDAAIRINVGGFKKRLHSDTLSRFPETRLARLLLCQSKESILELCDDYDDTEKEFYFDRNPALFPYVLNFYNTGRLHVMAELCIFSFSQEIEYWGINEFFIDSCCSGAYHCRKMDQDRAESDDRSDEGSTTSSFDELMEFYNDATKFDKQPLGSTRRRVWLMLDNPGYSGASRIISLLSILVVLGSIATMCMNSMSEFSLVDSEGQTTEDPRFEIVEHFGIAWFTLELVARFAVAPDLVHFYEHPLNVIDLVSILPFYLTLVVNLVVESSPALANLGRVAQVLRLMRIFRILKLARHSTGLRSLGATLRNSYKEVGLLLLYLAVGVSFFSVMAYTVENEDSEDLSTIPACWWWATVSMTTVGYGDVVPLSLAGKLTASACILAGILVVVLPITLIFNKFSLFYKRQKQLEIAMRSCDFDEGIKEVPSVNLRNYYAHKVKSLMASLSNMSRSSPSEHSLNESIH; from the coding sequence ATATGACAGGTCAAGTCCTGAGGGAACCTGGTGACGCCGCCATTCGTATCAACGTGGGAGGCTTCAAGAAGCGTCTCCACTCAGACACACTCTCCAGGTTCCCGGAGACAAGGCTGGCGCGTCTCCTCCTGTGCCAGTCGAAGGAGTCCATACTGGAGCTGTGCGATGACTACGACGACACAGAGAAGGAGTTCTACTTCGATAGGAACCCTGCACTTTTCCCATACGTGTTGAATTTCTACAACACGGGTCGGCTGCACGTTATGGCTGAGTTGTGCATCTTCTCTTTCAGCCAGGAAATCGAGTACTGGGGTATTAATGAGTTTTTTATTGACTCCTGCTGCAGCGGCGCTTATCACTGTAGGAAAATGGACCAGGACAGAGCGGAGTCGGACGACAGGAGCGATGAAGGTAGCACCACTTCGTCATTCGACGAGCTTATGGAGTTTTACAATGACGCCACTAAATTCGACAAGCAGCCGCTGGGGAGCACGCGCAGGCGTGTCTGGCTAATGCTGGACAACCCGGGCTACTCCGGGGCCAGCCGCATCATCAGCCTCCTCTCCATCCTGGTGGTGCTCGGCTCCATCGCCACTATGTGTATGAACAGCATGAGCGAGTTTAGTCTGGTGGACAGCGAGGGGCAAACCACAGAAGACCCCCGCTTTGAGATAGTGGAACACTTTGGCATCGCTTGGTTCACCTTGGAGCTTGTGGCCAGGTTCGCCGTAGCGCCGGACCTGGTGCACTTTTACGAGCACCCTTTAAATGTTATCGACTTAGTGTCCATACTTCCCTTTTACCTGACGCTTGTCGTTAATCTTGTAGTGGAGAGCAGCCCCGCACTCGCCAACCTGGGCCGCGTGGCGCAAGTGCTTAGACTCATGCGGATTTTCCGGATACTGAAGCTGGCACGCCACTCCACCGGGCTGCGTTCTCTGGGGGCCACCTTGAGGAACAGCTACAAGGAGGTGGGCCTACTGCTTCTTTATTTGGCAGTGGGGGTGTCTTTTTTCTCCGTCATGGCCTACACAGTTGAGAACGAAGACAGCGAGGATCTGTCCACCATCCCAGCGTGCTGGTGGTGGGCCACGGTCAGCATGACAACAGTAGGATATGGAGACGTGGTGCCCTTATCTTTAGCGGGAAAGCTGACAGCCTCAGCTTGCATCCTGGCGGGGATTTTAGTGGTAGTGCTTCCCATCACGCTCATTTTCAATAAATTCTCCCTCTTTTACAAGAGACAAAAACAGTTGGAGATCGCGATGCGAAGCTGCGATTTTGACGAGGGCATAAAAGAGGTGCCCTCGGTCAACCTGAGGAACTATTACGCACACAAAGTTAAGTCTCTTATGGCAAGTCTGTCAAACATGAGTCGGAGTTCACCCAGTGAACACAGTCTGAACGAGTCGATACACTGA
- the LOC133660320 gene encoding potassium voltage-gated channel subfamily S member 2-like isoform X2, with the protein MTGQVLREPGDAAIRINVGGFKKRLHSDTLSRFPETRLARLLLCQSKESILELCDDYDDTEKEFYFDRNPALFPYVLNFYNTGRLHVMAELCIFSFSQEIEYWGINEFFIDSCCSGAYHCRKMDQDRAESDDRSDEGSTTSSFDELMEFYNDATKFDKQPLGSTRRRVWLMLDNPGYSGASRIISLLSILVVLGSIATMCMNSMSEFSLVDSEGQTTEDPRFEIVEHFGIAWFTLELVARFAVAPDLVHFYEHPLNVIDLVSILPFYLTLVVNLVVESSPALANLGRVAQVLRLMRIFRILKLARHSTGLRSLGATLRNSYKEVGLLLLYLAVGVSFFSVMAYTVENEDSEDLSTIPACWWWATVSMTTVGYGDVVPLSLAGKLTASACILAGILVVVLPITLIFNKFSLFYKRQKQLEIAMRSCDFDEGIKEVPSVNLRNYYAHKVKSLMASLSNMSRSSPSEHSLNESIH; encoded by the coding sequence ATGACAGGTCAAGTCCTGAGGGAACCTGGTGACGCCGCCATTCGTATCAACGTGGGAGGCTTCAAGAAGCGTCTCCACTCAGACACACTCTCCAGGTTCCCGGAGACAAGGCTGGCGCGTCTCCTCCTGTGCCAGTCGAAGGAGTCCATACTGGAGCTGTGCGATGACTACGACGACACAGAGAAGGAGTTCTACTTCGATAGGAACCCTGCACTTTTCCCATACGTGTTGAATTTCTACAACACGGGTCGGCTGCACGTTATGGCTGAGTTGTGCATCTTCTCTTTCAGCCAGGAAATCGAGTACTGGGGTATTAATGAGTTTTTTATTGACTCCTGCTGCAGCGGCGCTTATCACTGTAGGAAAATGGACCAGGACAGAGCGGAGTCGGACGACAGGAGCGATGAAGGTAGCACCACTTCGTCATTCGACGAGCTTATGGAGTTTTACAATGACGCCACTAAATTCGACAAGCAGCCGCTGGGGAGCACGCGCAGGCGTGTCTGGCTAATGCTGGACAACCCGGGCTACTCCGGGGCCAGCCGCATCATCAGCCTCCTCTCCATCCTGGTGGTGCTCGGCTCCATCGCCACTATGTGTATGAACAGCATGAGCGAGTTTAGTCTGGTGGACAGCGAGGGGCAAACCACAGAAGACCCCCGCTTTGAGATAGTGGAACACTTTGGCATCGCTTGGTTCACCTTGGAGCTTGTGGCCAGGTTCGCCGTAGCGCCGGACCTGGTGCACTTTTACGAGCACCCTTTAAATGTTATCGACTTAGTGTCCATACTTCCCTTTTACCTGACGCTTGTCGTTAATCTTGTAGTGGAGAGCAGCCCCGCACTCGCCAACCTGGGCCGCGTGGCGCAAGTGCTTAGACTCATGCGGATTTTCCGGATACTGAAGCTGGCACGCCACTCCACCGGGCTGCGTTCTCTGGGGGCCACCTTGAGGAACAGCTACAAGGAGGTGGGCCTACTGCTTCTTTATTTGGCAGTGGGGGTGTCTTTTTTCTCCGTCATGGCCTACACAGTTGAGAACGAAGACAGCGAGGATCTGTCCACCATCCCAGCGTGCTGGTGGTGGGCCACGGTCAGCATGACAACAGTAGGATATGGAGACGTGGTGCCCTTATCTTTAGCGGGAAAGCTGACAGCCTCAGCTTGCATCCTGGCGGGGATTTTAGTGGTAGTGCTTCCCATCACGCTCATTTTCAATAAATTCTCCCTCTTTTACAAGAGACAAAAACAGTTGGAGATCGCGATGCGAAGCTGCGATTTTGACGAGGGCATAAAAGAGGTGCCCTCGGTCAACCTGAGGAACTATTACGCACACAAAGTTAAGTCTCTTATGGCAAGTCTGTCAAACATGAGTCGGAGTTCACCCAGTGAACACAGTCTGAACGAGTCGATACACTGA